From one Phycodurus eques isolate BA_2022a chromosome 6, UOR_Pequ_1.1, whole genome shotgun sequence genomic stretch:
- the LOC133403801 gene encoding ATP-dependent RNA helicase DDX39A-like, with amino-acid sequence MAEADVDNELLDYEEEEEPQGALESSTPANKKAVKGSYVSIHSSGFRDFLLKPELLRAIIDCGFEHPSEVQHECIPQAILGMDILCQAKSGMGKTAVFVLATLQQIEPVDGQVSVLVMCHTRELAFQISKEYERFSKYMSSVKVSVFFGGMAIKKDEDVLRQSCPHIVVGTPGRTLALIRNKNLSVKNIKHFVLDECDKMLEQLDMRHDIQEIFRLTPHEKQVMMFSATLSKEIRPVCRKFMQDPMEVFVDDETKLTLHGLQQYYCKLKDSEKNRKLFDLLDVLEFNQVVIFVKSVHRCEALSQLLVEQNFPAIAIHGGMGQDQRLTRYQQFKDFQRRILVATNLFGRGMDIERVNIVFNYDMPEDSDSYLHRVARAGRFGTKGLAVSFVSDETDAKTLNEVQDRFEVNVAELPEEIDISTYIEQSR; translated from the exons ATGGCGGAAGCTGACGTTGATAATGAACTTTTGGACTacgaagaggaagaggagccccAAGGAGCACTGGAGAGTTCGACCCCGGCGAACAAGAAGGCCGTGAAGGGGTCGTACGTGTCCATCCACAGCTCCGGGTTCAGAGATTTCCTCCTCAAGCCTGAGCTCCTCCGTGCCATCATTGACTGTGGTTTTGAGCATCCGTCTGAAG TCCAGCACGAGTGTATCCCTCAAGCCATCCTGGGCATGGACATTCTGTGTCAGGCCAAGTCTGGAATGGGAAAGACGGCCGTGTTTGTGCTTGCCACCCTGCAGCAGATTGAACCTGTGGATGGACAG GTGTCAGTCCTGGTCATGTGTCACACTCGAGAGCTGGCCTTCCAGATCAGCAAAGAGTACGAGCGCTTCTCCAAGTACATGTCCAGCGTCAAAGTGTCGGTCTTCTTCGGTGGCATGGCCATCAAGAAAGATGAGGACGTCCTGCGCCAGAGCTGCCCGCACATCGTGGTGGGCACGCCCGGGCGCACCCTGGCCCTCATCCGCAACAAGAACCTCAGCGTGAAGAACATCAAACACTTTGTGCTCGACGAGTGTGACAAGATGCTGGAGCAGCTGG ACATGAGACACGACATCCAGGAGATCTTTCGGCTGACGCCCCATGAGAAGCAAGTCATGATGTTCAGCGCCACGCTAAGCAAGGAGATCCGCCCGGTGTGCCGCAAGTTCATGCAGGAT CCCATGGAGGTGTTTGTGGATGACGAGACCAAGCTGACCCTTCATGGCTTGCAGCAATACTACTGCAAGTTGAAGGACAGCGAGAAGAATCGAAAACTCTTTGACCTGCTCGACGTGCTCGAGTTCAACCAG GTGGTGATATTTGTGAAGTCGGTGCATCGCTGTGAGGCGCTGTCCCAGCTGCTGGTTGAGCAGAACTTCCCAGCCATCGCCATCCATGGCGGCATGGGTCAGGATCAGAG GTTAACCCGGTACCAGCAGTTTAAAGACTTCCAGCGGCGAATCCTGGTAGCCACCAACCTGTTCGGCCGAGGCATGGACATCGAGCGGGTCAATATCGTCTTCAACTACGACATGCCCGAGGATTCCGATTCATACCTGCACAGG GTGGCTCGCGCCGGCAGATTTGGCACCAAAGGCCTGGCCGTCAGTTTCGTGTCCGACGAAACTGACGCCAAGACCCTGAACGAGGTCCAAGACCGCTTCGAGGTCAACGTGGCTGAGCTGCCAGAGGAGATTGACATCTCCACTTACA ttgAACAGTCCAGATGA
- the LOC133403973 gene encoding LOW QUALITY PROTEIN: CCN family member 1-like (The sequence of the model RefSeq protein was modified relative to this genomic sequence to represent the inferred CDS: deleted 1 base in 1 codon) → MEYVMGLILLTTAFISQVTAICPATCECPAGRPACPPGVSAVPDGCGCCEVCAAQLNQDCSPMKPCDHRKGLECNCGNDVTEAWGVCRAKSEGRTCDYSGRIYQNGESFRVGCKHQCTCLDGAVGCGPLCDHKLPPASPSCPFPQLVRIPGQCCFTVDCHKDTWRLPTEHHPQMPFPKRWQPKLEGRPLPRPHENDLLVTNEIAPLKTSGWEAERGYKHLPVWSHQKKCPLLTTDWSQCSRSCGTGVSSRLSNKNPLCKLERETRLCTVRPCSALQTLSSKRGRKCSTLQKSPSPLRLSFGECMSVRLYRPNFCGRCWDGRCCSPRRTRTLRFDFACPDGQRLQRSAMFIQSCKCNEEACGHLNDVALPPQRWMHGDTHTFIDKQ, encoded by the exons GTGACGGCTATCTGCCCCGCGACGTGCGAGTGTCCTGCAGGCCGCCCGGCGTGCCCTCCGGGCGTTAGCGCTGTGCCAGATGGATGCGGGTGCTGCGAGGTGTGCGCTGCGCAGCTTAACCAAGACTGCAGTCCCATGAAACCTTGTGATCATCGCAAAGGGCTGGAGTGCAATTGCGGCAACGACGTCACAGAGGCCTGGGGTGTGTGCCGAG CCAAATCAGAAGGACGCACGTGCGACTACAGCGGCAGGATCTACCAGAATGGCGAGAGCTTCCGCGTGGGTTGCAAGCACCAGTGTACCTGCTTGGACGGCGCTGTGGGCTGCGGGCCTCTCTGTGACCACAAGCTGCCGCCGGCCTCGCCGTCGTGCCCCTTCCCTCAGCTGGTCAGGATTCCTGGCCAGTGCTGCTTCACCGTGGACTGCCACAAAGACACCTGGCGCCTGCCAACCGAACATCACCCACAG ATGCCCTTTCCGAAACGATGGCAACCCAAACTGGAGGGCCGTCCCCTCCCTCGGCCTCATGAAAACGATCTGCTGGTGACCAATGAGATTGCGCCCTTGAAGACGAGTGGCTGGGAGGCGGAGCGTGGCTACAAACACCTGCCTG TATGGAGCCACCAGAAGAAGTGTCCCCTCCTCACCACCGATTGGTCCCAGTGTTCACGTAGCTGCGGGACTGGCGTTTCCTCCCGCCTCTCCAACAAGAACCCCCTCTGCAAGCTGGAGAGAGAGACCAGACTGTGTACGGTGCGGCCGTGCAGCGCCCTACAGACTCTTTCGAGCAAG AGAGGCCGGAAGTGCTCCACTTTGCAAAAATCCCCGTCACCCCTCCGCCTGTCCTTTGGCGAGTGCATGAGCGTGCGCCTCTACCGGCCCAACTTCTGCGGCCGGTGTTGGGACGGACGATGCTGTTCGCCGCGCCGCACCCGCACCCTC CGGTTCGACTTCGCCTGCCCGGACGGCCAGCGCCTGCAGAGGTCGGCCATGTTCATCCAATCGTGCAAATGTAACGAGGAGGCCTGTGGCCACCTGAACGACGTGGCACTTCCGCCACAGCGCTGGATGCATGGAGACACCCATACGTTTATTGACAAGcagtga